One genomic window of Pseudoxanthomonas sp. includes the following:
- a CDS encoding proline--tRNA ligase — MRLSQFHLRTTKETPSDAELVSHQLMLRAGMIRKLASGLYTWSPLGLRVLRKVEAIVREEMNRAGAVEMLMPTIQPRELWEETGRWEKFGPQLLKVKDRKEQEFCYAPTAEEVVTDFARNELASYKQLPVNFYQIQTKFRDEIRPRFGVMRSREFLMKDAYSFHLTHDDLAREYRNMHAAYTRIFTRLGLEFRAVLADTGAIGGDASQEFHVLAKSGEDALAFSTGSDYAANVEAAMAADPAPRPAPAETMRRIDTPTQKTCEAVAELMGIALQRTVKSVAVMTPAGFVLALVRGDHEVNEIKLAKVAGLADYRMATEAELLEYLGSVPGFLGPLNASKPIRVVADRDVAAMADFVVGANEAGFHIAGVNWGRDLAEPDVADIRNVVEGDRAADGGEIKLARGIEVGHIFQLGRKYAEALKATVLDENGKAAVMSMGCYGIGVSRIVAAAIEQNHDDNGIIWPDAMAPWQVAVCMINPKQDAAVIEAAQALLAELQAAGFDAVLDDRGLRPGQMFADIELIGIPHRIVVSERGVAAGTFEYRARQADAAENLEKSELFQRLRAD, encoded by the coding sequence ATGCGCCTGTCGCAGTTCCACCTCCGTACCACCAAGGAAACCCCCTCCGACGCCGAGCTGGTCAGCCACCAGCTGATGCTGCGCGCCGGCATGATCCGCAAGCTGGCCTCGGGCCTGTACACCTGGTCGCCGCTGGGCCTGCGCGTGCTGCGCAAGGTCGAAGCGATCGTGCGCGAGGAAATGAACCGCGCCGGCGCCGTCGAAATGCTCATGCCCACCATCCAGCCGCGCGAGCTGTGGGAAGAAACCGGCCGTTGGGAGAAGTTCGGCCCGCAGCTGCTCAAGGTGAAGGACCGCAAGGAGCAGGAGTTCTGCTACGCGCCCACCGCCGAGGAAGTGGTCACCGATTTCGCCCGCAACGAGCTGGCCAGCTACAAGCAGCTGCCGGTGAATTTCTACCAGATCCAGACCAAGTTCCGCGACGAGATCCGTCCGCGCTTCGGCGTGATGCGATCACGCGAGTTCCTGATGAAGGACGCCTATTCCTTCCACCTGACCCACGACGACCTGGCCCGCGAATACCGCAACATGCATGCGGCCTACACGCGCATCTTCACCCGCCTGGGCCTGGAATTCCGCGCGGTGCTGGCCGATACCGGCGCCATCGGCGGCGATGCCTCGCAGGAATTCCACGTCCTGGCCAAGTCGGGCGAGGACGCGCTGGCCTTCTCCACCGGTTCGGATTACGCGGCCAATGTGGAAGCGGCCATGGCGGCCGATCCCGCGCCGCGCCCGGCACCGGCCGAAACCATGCGCAGGATCGACACGCCCACCCAGAAGACCTGCGAGGCAGTGGCCGAACTGATGGGCATCGCCCTGCAGCGCACGGTCAAGTCGGTCGCCGTCATGACACCGGCCGGTTTCGTCCTGGCGCTGGTGCGCGGCGACCACGAGGTCAACGAGATCAAGCTGGCCAAGGTCGCCGGCCTGGCCGATTACCGCATGGCCACCGAAGCCGAACTGCTCGAATACCTGGGCAGCGTGCCGGGCTTCCTGGGTCCGCTCAATGCCAGCAAGCCGATCCGCGTGGTCGCCGACCGCGACGTGGCGGCGATGGCCGATTTTGTCGTCGGTGCCAACGAAGCCGGTTTCCATATTGCCGGCGTCAACTGGGGTCGTGACCTGGCCGAGCCGGACGTGGCCGACATCCGCAATGTGGTCGAGGGCGACCGTGCTGCCGATGGCGGTGAAATCAAACTCGCCCGCGGTATCGAGGTTGGCCATATCTTCCAGCTCGGCCGTAAATATGCCGAAGCCCTCAAGGCCACCGTGCTGGATGAAAACGGCAAGGCCGCGGTGATGTCGATGGGCTGTTATGGCATTGGCGTGTCGCGCATCGTCGCCGCTGCCATCGAACAGAATCACGATGACAACGGCATCATCTGGCCCGACGCGATGGCGCCGTGGCAGGTGGCGGTGTGCATGATCAACCCGAAGCAGGACGCGGCGGTGATCGAGGCCGCACAGGCGCTGCTGGCCGAACTGCAGGCAGCGGGGTTCGATGCGGTGCTCGACGACCGCGGGCTGCGCCCGGGCCAGATGTTTGCCGATATCGAGCTGATCGGCATTCCACACCGGATCGTGGTGTCCGAGCGCGGCGTGGCCGCAGGCACCTTCGAATATCGCGCCCGCCAGGCCGACGCAGCGGAGAATCTGGAGAAATCCGAATTGTTCCAGCGCCTGCGCGCGGACTGA
- a CDS encoding DUF4124 domain-containing protein, which yields MRLSTCLILAALLASPLASAQSLYQWKDAQGVTHYSDVPPPKSSLEGKQINATDALARGSAPAAAQAAPTENAQCSSAKLNQKILANAAPVRQMGADGKPGAVLSDSERTSQRDLAEAAVKAYCTPAATTPRS from the coding sequence ATGCGTCTATCCACCTGCCTGATCCTCGCCGCCCTGCTGGCCTCGCCGCTGGCATCCGCCCAGAGCCTGTATCAGTGGAAGGACGCCCAGGGCGTGACCCACTACTCCGACGTGCCACCACCCAAGTCCAGCCTGGAAGGCAAGCAGATCAATGCCACCGACGCCCTGGCCCGCGGCAGCGCCCCGGCCGCGGCCCAGGCCGCCCCGACCGAGAACGCGCAGTGCTCCAGCGCCAAACTCAACCAGAAGATCCTGGCCAATGCCGCCCCGGTGCGGCAGATGGGCGCCGACGGCAAGCCCGGCGCAGTCCTGAGCGACAGCGAGCGCACCAGCCAGCGCGATCTGGCCGAAGCCGCGGTCAAGGCCTACTGCACGCCGGCAGCCACCACGCCGCGCAGCTGA
- the pssA gene encoding CDP-diacylglycerol--serine O-phosphatidyltransferase has protein sequence MNELPQPKRARGMYLLPNLFTTAGLFSGFYAIIAASNGEFVSAAIAVFVAGLMDGVDGRVARLTGTSSEFGVQYDSLADLVSFGMAPALVMYHWSLSYLKLDGETIGRVGWAVAFLYAACAALRLARFNTQVGVVDKRWFIGLASPAAAGLMMSFVWAFADGKLDWTGEQLRYVALGVTIVAALLMVSRIRFWSFKGTGKGGAKADRVPFLLVVLVPVVIAILVIDRPRTLLVVGVLYALSGPVMWVLNRRGRKDAIA, from the coding sequence ATGAATGAGCTTCCCCAGCCCAAGCGGGCCCGCGGCATGTACTTGCTGCCCAACCTGTTCACCACCGCCGGGCTGTTTTCCGGCTTCTACGCGATCATCGCTGCCTCCAATGGCGAATTCGTGTCGGCGGCCATCGCCGTATTCGTTGCCGGCTTGATGGATGGCGTGGACGGGCGCGTGGCGCGCCTGACCGGCACCAGCAGCGAATTCGGCGTGCAGTATGACTCGCTGGCCGACTTGGTCAGCTTCGGCATGGCGCCAGCGCTGGTGATGTACCACTGGTCGCTGTCGTACCTGAAGCTGGATGGCGAGACCATCGGCCGGGTCGGCTGGGCGGTGGCCTTCCTGTATGCGGCCTGCGCGGCGTTGCGCCTGGCCCGTTTCAATACCCAGGTGGGCGTGGTCGACAAGCGCTGGTTCATTGGCCTGGCCAGTCCAGCCGCGGCGGGACTGATGATGTCCTTTGTCTGGGCCTTCGCCGACGGCAAGCTGGACTGGACCGGCGAGCAGCTGCGCTATGTCGCGCTGGGCGTCACCATCGTCGCGGCGTTGCTGATGGTCAGCCGCATCCGCTTCTGGAGCTTCAAGGGCACCGGCAAGGGCGGGGCCAAGGCCGATCGCGTGCCGTTCCTGCTGGTGGTGCTGGTGCCGGTGGTGATCGCGATCCTGGTGATCGACCGCCCGCGGACGCTGCTGGTGGTGGGCGTGCTGTATGCGCTGTCCGGTCCGGTCATGTGGGTCTTGAATCGCCGGGGGCGCAAGGACGCCATCGCATGA
- a CDS encoding alanine acetyltransferase yields MSLDGGPLWTGEQHGWLQALGHTLWVPGSLPVAEAAAPPSRAPEARQSRPAAPPREAAPPVTRRPAQPAPVEPPLDAPRRTAAPVRRAGARLHDTLHFELIRASGLNPNAPEAAAIIASWPAAAELRGNPAAKRALWPTLRALRKAAR; encoded by the coding sequence ATGAGCCTGGACGGCGGCCCGCTGTGGACTGGTGAACAGCACGGCTGGCTGCAGGCGCTGGGTCATACGCTGTGGGTGCCGGGCAGCCTGCCGGTTGCCGAGGCGGCTGCGCCGCCATCACGCGCGCCGGAAGCACGTCAGTCCCGTCCCGCCGCACCACCGCGTGAAGCCGCACCGCCGGTCACGCGTCGTCCGGCCCAGCCGGCGCCGGTTGAGCCGCCGCTGGATGCTCCCCGTCGCACGGCAGCACCAGTGCGACGGGCCGGTGCGCGCCTGCATGACACCCTGCATTTCGAACTGATCCGCGCCTCGGGCCTGAATCCGAATGCGCCGGAAGCCGCCGCGATCATCGCCAGCTGGCCGGCCGCGGCCGAGCTGCGCGGCAATCCAGCCGCCAAGCGCGCGCTGTGGCCCACCCTGCGCGCACTACGCAAGGCGGCGCGGTGA
- the rimI gene encoding ribosomal protein S18-alanine N-acetyltransferase yields the protein MSALRSDAGSAVSLRPMRESDLDEVMAIELRAYPFPWTRGIFRDCLVAGYPALLLVEHGLPIGYGVVSVAVDEAHILNVCVAPERQGRGLGRYLMRALVQQARERRAERVFLEVRPSNPHAITLYHSEGFNEIGRRPRYYPSHDGREDAIVMAIELIDGEIDRMPPL from the coding sequence GTGAGCGCGCTGCGCTCCGATGCCGGATCTGCCGTCTCGTTGCGGCCGATGCGCGAGTCCGACCTGGACGAGGTCATGGCAATCGAGCTGCGTGCCTATCCGTTCCCGTGGACGCGCGGGATCTTCCGCGATTGCCTGGTCGCCGGCTATCCAGCACTGCTGCTGGTCGAACACGGCCTGCCGATCGGCTATGGCGTGGTCAGCGTGGCGGTGGACGAAGCCCACATCCTCAACGTCTGCGTGGCGCCGGAACGACAGGGCCGCGGCCTGGGTCGTTACCTGATGCGCGCGTTGGTGCAGCAGGCGCGTGAGCGCAGGGCCGAGCGCGTCTTCCTGGAAGTACGCCCGTCCAATCCACACGCCATCACGCTGTACCACAGCGAAGGCTTCAACGAGATCGGCCGGCGTCCGCGCTATTACCCGTCGCATGACGGCCGCGAGGACGCGATCGTCATGGCAATCGAGCTGATCGACGGTGAGATCGACCGGATGCCGCCGCTGTAG
- a CDS encoding EamA family transporter, producing MTLSIFCLVLFAALMHASWNAIVKGAPDKLMTTVLVSGFAALISAIALPFLPAPAPAAWPFLLISPLLQALYFALVARCYHVSDMSQAYPLMRGAAPLLVAVAGVLFLGEHLGWIAWAGIGVVCLGVLAMTLGSGRLHHVALPLFNAVVIASYTLLDAAGARRAGNALSYTLWLFLLTALPLLAWAVLAQRARFVAQLRQHAQRGLAGGIGTLLSYSLALWAMTQATVALVAALRESAILYGLAISALVLKERPPRRRLIAASIIALGVVVLRLA from the coding sequence ATGACGCTCAGCATTTTCTGCCTGGTCCTGTTCGCCGCGTTGATGCACGCGAGCTGGAACGCCATCGTCAAAGGCGCACCCGACAAGCTGATGACCACGGTGCTGGTCAGTGGCTTCGCGGCACTGATTTCTGCGATTGCACTTCCGTTCCTGCCCGCACCTGCGCCAGCAGCCTGGCCGTTCCTGCTGATCTCGCCACTGCTGCAGGCGCTGTATTTCGCCCTGGTGGCACGCTGTTACCACGTCTCCGACATGAGCCAGGCCTACCCGCTGATGCGCGGCGCCGCACCGCTGCTGGTGGCCGTGGCCGGCGTGCTGTTCCTGGGCGAACACCTGGGCTGGATTGCCTGGGCCGGAATCGGCGTGGTCTGCCTGGGCGTGCTGGCGATGACGCTGGGCAGCGGACGCCTGCATCACGTCGCGCTGCCGCTGTTCAATGCAGTGGTCATCGCCAGCTACACGCTGCTGGATGCGGCAGGCGCGCGCCGCGCCGGCAATGCGCTGTCCTACACGCTGTGGCTGTTCCTGCTGACCGCCCTGCCCTTGCTTGCCTGGGCGGTGCTGGCCCAGCGCGCGCGCTTCGTGGCGCAGCTTCGGCAGCATGCGCAACGCGGCCTGGCCGGCGGCATCGGCACGCTGTTGTCCTACAGTCTGGCGCTGTGGGCAATGACCCAGGCAACGGTGGCACTGGTCGCGGCCCTGCGCGAAAGCGCGATCCTGTACGGCCTGGCGATCTCGGCCCTCGTCTTGAAGGAGCGACCACCGCGGCGGCGACTGATCGCCGCCAGCATCATCGCGCTGGGCGTGGTGGTGCTGCGACTGGCTTGA
- a CDS encoding valine--tRNA ligase gives MTEPLASSYDPKSFEARLYAQWEDSGAFKPTGTGTPYTILLPPPNVTGTLHMGHAFQHTLMDALVRYHRMRGYDTLWQMGTDHAGIATEMVVTRNMALEGKGETRDSLGRDGFINKVWEWKAQSGDTIERQMRRLGASGDWSRSTFTMDPQPSEAVNEAFLRWFEQGLIYRGQRLVNWDPVLKTAISDLEVENVEEDGFLWSIRYPLADGATYEHVEHDADGNEILREVRDYLVVATTRPETMLGDTAAMVHPEDPRYASLIGKSVALPLSERTIPVIGDDYVDRAFGTGVVKVTPAHDFNDYQVGVRHDLPMINLFTPTATINENAPIKYQGLDRYVARKEVLADLEALELLVETKPHKLQVPRGDRTGQVIEPYLTDQWFVKMDGLAKRGLERFESGDIQFVPPNWINTYRHWMENIQDWCISRQLWWGHRIPAWYDEAGKCYVGRDEATVRAQHGIADDVVLTQDSDVLETWFSSQLWPFSTLGWPNEAAMAERGFDRYLPSDVLVTGFDIIFFWVARMVMATDSFTGQIPFRDVYMTGLIRDAQGQKMSKSKGNVLDPLDIVDGIGLDDLVTKRTGGLMQPKMAEKIERATRKEFPDGIAAHGADALRFTIAALATHGRDIKFDLSRAEGYKNFCNKLWNATRFVLMNTDGVRFSGAPTPVTDAEKWILAGLARVGEEAATHFAAYRFDLLAQALYEFAWNQFCDWFVELAKPALNGSDAAAADSTRHTLLYVLEQLLRLLHPLTPFVTEELWLQVAPRVGVNAQSISLQAYPTAEALDAGAYAQSEADVEWLKAMVSALRRVRSELGVSPGKPVALLLQGGGDNDKPRVARFTSQLQSLLKLESITWLDGNEAPASAAAVVGELRLLVPLEGLVDLDAERTRLDKEITKVASEREKSEAKLAKFSDKVPAAVVDQERARLVDWTSQLSALQEQRAKL, from the coding sequence ATGACCGAACCGCTCGCCTCCAGCTACGACCCGAAATCCTTCGAAGCGCGCCTGTACGCGCAGTGGGAGGACAGCGGCGCGTTCAAGCCCACCGGTACCGGCACCCCTTACACCATCCTGCTGCCGCCGCCGAACGTGACCGGCACGCTGCACATGGGCCATGCGTTCCAGCACACGCTGATGGATGCGCTGGTGCGCTACCACCGCATGCGCGGCTACGACACGCTGTGGCAGATGGGCACCGACCACGCCGGCATCGCCACCGAGATGGTGGTGACCCGCAACATGGCGCTCGAGGGCAAGGGCGAAACCCGTGATTCGCTGGGCCGCGACGGCTTCATCAACAAGGTGTGGGAATGGAAGGCGCAGTCCGGCGACACCATCGAGCGCCAGATGCGCCGCCTGGGCGCCTCGGGCGACTGGTCGCGCAGCACCTTCACCATGGACCCGCAGCCGTCCGAAGCGGTCAATGAAGCCTTCCTGCGCTGGTTCGAGCAGGGCCTGATCTACCGCGGCCAGCGCCTGGTCAACTGGGATCCGGTGCTGAAGACCGCGATCTCCGACCTGGAAGTGGAAAACGTCGAGGAAGACGGCTTCCTGTGGTCGATCCGCTATCCGCTGGCCGATGGCGCGACCTACGAACACGTCGAACACGATGCCGACGGTAACGAGATCCTGCGCGAAGTCCGCGACTACCTGGTGGTCGCCACCACGCGCCCGGAAACCATGCTCGGCGATACCGCCGCGATGGTCCATCCGGAAGATCCGCGCTATGCATCGCTGATCGGCAAGTCAGTGGCACTGCCGCTGAGCGAGCGCACGATCCCCGTGATCGGCGACGACTACGTGGATCGTGCGTTCGGCACCGGCGTGGTCAAGGTGACCCCGGCGCACGACTTCAACGACTACCAGGTGGGCGTGCGTCACGACCTGCCGATGATCAACCTGTTCACGCCGACCGCGACCATCAACGAGAACGCCCCGATCAAGTACCAGGGGCTGGACCGCTATGTGGCGCGGAAAGAAGTGCTCGCGGATCTGGAAGCGCTGGAGCTTCTGGTCGAAACCAAACCGCACAAGCTGCAGGTGCCGCGCGGCGACCGCACCGGCCAGGTGATCGAGCCGTACCTGACCGACCAGTGGTTCGTGAAGATGGATGGCCTGGCCAAGCGCGGCCTGGAACGCTTCGAAAGCGGCGATATCCAGTTCGTCCCGCCGAACTGGATCAACACCTATCGCCACTGGATGGAGAACATCCAGGACTGGTGCATCAGCCGCCAGCTGTGGTGGGGCCATCGCATTCCGGCCTGGTACGACGAAGCCGGCAAGTGCTACGTCGGCCGCGACGAGGCCACCGTACGCGCCCAGCACGGCATCGCCGACGATGTGGTGCTGACCCAGGACAGCGACGTGCTGGAAACCTGGTTCTCCTCGCAGCTGTGGCCGTTCTCCACCCTGGGCTGGCCGAATGAAGCCGCCATGGCCGAGCGCGGCTTCGACCGCTACCTGCCGTCCGATGTGCTGGTCACCGGCTTCGACATCATCTTCTTCTGGGTGGCGCGCATGGTCATGGCCACCGACAGCTTCACCGGGCAGATCCCGTTTCGCGATGTCTACATGACCGGCCTGATCCGCGATGCGCAGGGCCAGAAGATGTCCAAGTCCAAGGGCAACGTGCTGGACCCGCTGGACATCGTCGACGGCATCGGCCTGGACGACCTGGTCACCAAGCGCACCGGCGGCCTGATGCAGCCCAAGATGGCCGAGAAGATCGAGCGCGCCACGCGCAAGGAATTCCCGGACGGCATCGCCGCGCACGGCGCCGACGCGCTGCGCTTCACCATCGCCGCGCTGGCCACGCACGGCCGCGACATCAAGTTCGACCTGAGTCGCGCCGAGGGCTACAAGAATTTCTGCAACAAGCTGTGGAACGCCACCCGCTTCGTGCTGATGAACACCGACGGCGTACGCTTCAGCGGTGCGCCCACGCCGGTGACCGATGCGGAGAAGTGGATCCTGGCCGGGCTGGCGCGCGTCGGTGAAGAGGCCGCCACCCATTTCGCCGCCTACCGCTTCGACCTGCTCGCGCAGGCGCTGTACGAGTTCGCCTGGAACCAGTTCTGCGACTGGTTCGTCGAACTGGCCAAGCCGGCGCTCAATGGCAGCGATGCCGCTGCCGCCGACAGCACCCGCCACACCCTGCTCTACGTGCTGGAACAGCTGCTGCGCCTGCTGCATCCGCTGACCCCGTTCGTCACCGAGGAACTGTGGCTGCAGGTTGCCCCGCGCGTGGGCGTGAACGCACAAAGCATTTCGCTGCAGGCCTATCCGACCGCCGAGGCGCTGGATGCCGGCGCCTACGCGCAGTCCGAAGCCGACGTCGAGTGGCTCAAGGCGATGGTCAGCGCGCTGCGCCGCGTGCGCAGCGAGCTGGGCGTGTCGCCGGGCAAGCCGGTCGCGTTGCTGCTGCAGGGCGGTGGCGACAACGACAAGCCGCGCGTGGCGCGCTTCACTTCGCAGCTGCAGTCGCTGCTGAAGCTTGAATCCATCACCTGGCTCGATGGCAACGAGGCGCCCGCCTCGGCCGCGGCCGTGGTCGGCGAGCTGCGCCTGCTGGTACCGCTGGAAGGCCTGGTCGACCTGGATGCCGAGCGCACCCGCCTGGACAAGGAAATCACCAAGGTCGCCAGCGAGCGCGAGAAGAGCGAGGCCAAGCTGGCCAAGTTCAGCGACAAGGTGCCAGCGGCCGTGGTCGATCAGGAGCGTGCGCGCCTGGTCGACTGGACCAGCCAGCTGAGCGCCCTGCAGGAGCAGCGCGCCAAGCTGTAA
- a CDS encoding YqaE/Pmp3 family membrane protein → MRLLIALLLPWLTFFTIGRPVSGVICLLLQITLLGWLPATIWAVYALSQYKTDQKIKHLQRQLSR, encoded by the coding sequence ATGCGCCTGCTGATCGCCCTGCTGCTTCCCTGGCTGACCTTCTTCACCATCGGTCGGCCCGTCTCCGGCGTCATCTGCCTGCTGCTGCAGATCACCTTGCTGGGCTGGCTACCCGCCACCATCTGGGCGGTCTATGCACTGAGTCAGTACAAGACCGACCAGAAGATCAAGCATCTCCAACGCCAGCTGTCGCGCTGA
- a CDS encoding DNA polymerase III subunit chi, whose protein sequence is MSRADFYLIAKPRFLEAPLKLVCELTKKCYGTGQFAVILARDLEQAEELDELLWAFEDDAYIPHQIAGIDEDEDEVTPVLILTPDVETPQRPLVINLRNEAYAGTCERVLEVVPADPSAREPLRERWRQYQARGFALNKHDM, encoded by the coding sequence ATGTCCCGTGCCGACTTCTACCTGATCGCCAAGCCGCGCTTCCTGGAAGCGCCGCTGAAGCTGGTCTGCGAGCTGACCAAGAAGTGCTACGGCACCGGCCAGTTCGCCGTGATCCTGGCCCGCGACCTGGAGCAGGCCGAAGAACTGGACGAGCTGCTGTGGGCGTTCGAAGACGATGCCTACATCCCGCACCAGATCGCCGGCATCGACGAGGACGAGGACGAAGTCACGCCCGTGCTGATCCTCACCCCCGACGTGGAAACCCCACAGCGGCCGCTGGTGATCAACCTGCGCAATGAGGCGTATGCCGGCACCTGCGAGCGGGTGCTGGAAGTGGTCCCGGCCGATCCTTCCGCACGCGAACCGCTGCGCGAGCGCTGGCGCCAGTACCAGGCGCGCGGTTTCGCGCTCAACAAGCACGACATGTAA
- a CDS encoding leucyl aminopeptidase — protein sequence MALEFTLNHDTPTAAAVDCLVVGVYADKSLSAAAQAVDQASGGRLGALVQRGDAPGRSGSTTALYDLPGVTAPRVLVVGLGDVAKFGVPTYLKALTETARALKDSAATSALVTLTELDVPGRDTAWAIRQAVAATGHATYRYSATLGKRKLEARAMAKVAFSGTDEDALAQGIAIAAGVKFTRELGNLPPNICTPAYLAEQAQEFAAAHDGAEAEILEDAQMEALGMGSLLAVARGSANRPRLIVLKWNGAADASAQPYVLVGKGITFDTGGVNLKTQGGIEEMKYDMCGGATVLGTFVAAVGLKLPLNLVVVVPAVENAIDGNAYRPSDVITSMSGRTIEVGNTDAEGRLILCDALTYAERFKPAALVDVATLTGACMVALGRHAAGLMSKHDDLSDELLSAGEHVYDRAWRLPLWDEYQASLESTFADVYNIGGRWGGAITAGCFLARFTEGQRWAHLDIAGVANDEGKRGLATGRPVNLLAQWLLDRAA from the coding sequence ATGGCCCTGGAATTCACCCTGAACCACGACACCCCCACCGCCGCCGCGGTCGATTGCCTGGTGGTGGGCGTGTATGCGGACAAATCCCTCAGCGCCGCGGCCCAGGCCGTGGACCAGGCCAGCGGCGGCCGCCTGGGCGCGCTGGTCCAGCGCGGCGACGCCCCCGGCCGCAGCGGTAGCACCACCGCGTTGTACGACCTGCCGGGCGTCACCGCCCCGCGCGTGCTGGTGGTCGGGCTGGGCGATGTGGCCAAGTTCGGCGTGCCGACCTACCTGAAGGCATTGACCGAAACTGCCCGCGCCCTGAAAGACAGCGCCGCGACCAGCGCGCTGGTCACCCTGACCGAGCTGGACGTGCCCGGCCGCGACACCGCCTGGGCGATCCGCCAGGCCGTGGCTGCCACCGGCCACGCCACCTATCGTTACAGCGCCACCCTGGGCAAGCGCAAGCTGGAAGCCCGGGCGATGGCCAAGGTCGCCTTCAGCGGCACCGATGAAGACGCCCTGGCCCAGGGCATCGCCATCGCCGCCGGGGTCAAGTTCACCCGCGAGCTGGGCAACCTGCCGCCGAACATCTGCACCCCGGCCTACCTGGCCGAGCAGGCGCAGGAATTCGCCGCCGCACACGACGGCGCCGAAGCCGAGATCCTGGAAGACGCACAGATGGAAGCGCTCGGCATGGGCTCGCTGCTGGCGGTGGCCCGTGGCTCGGCCAACCGCCCACGCCTGATCGTGCTGAAGTGGAACGGCGCAGCCGATGCGTCCGCCCAACCGTATGTCCTGGTCGGCAAGGGCATCACCTTCGATACCGGCGGCGTCAACCTGAAGACCCAGGGCGGCATCGAGGAAATGAAGTACGACATGTGCGGCGGCGCCACGGTGCTGGGCACCTTCGTCGCAGCCGTGGGCCTCAAATTGCCGCTGAACCTGGTGGTGGTGGTGCCGGCGGTGGAAAACGCCATCGACGGCAACGCCTATCGCCCGTCCGATGTCATCACCAGCATGTCCGGCCGCACCATCGAAGTCGGCAACACCGATGCCGAAGGCCGCCTGATCCTGTGCGACGCACTGACCTACGCCGAGCGCTTCAAGCCGGCCGCCCTGGTCGACGTGGCCACGCTCACCGGCGCCTGCATGGTCGCCCTGGGCCGCCACGCCGCCGGCCTGATGAGCAAGCACGACGACCTGAGCGACGAATTGCTCTCGGCCGGCGAGCACGTCTACGACCGCGCCTGGCGCCTGCCGCTGTGGGACGAATACCAGGCCTCGCTGGAATCCACCTTCGCCGACGTCTACAACATCGGCGGCCGCTGGGGCGGCGCGATCACGGCCGGCTGCTTCCTGGCGCGTTTCACCGAAGGCCAGCGCTGGGCGCATCTGGACATCGCTGGCGTGGCCAACGACGAAGGCAAGCGCGGCCTGGCCACCGGCCGCCCGGTGAACCTGCTGGCGCAGTGGCTGCTGGACCGCGCAGCCTGA
- the lptF gene encoding LPS export ABC transporter permease LptF, translated as MPKLDRYLFTEFTQSFLAALMVLLVVSLGGVLVDVLGEVADGKLPAGLLLSQLGLSTIAFLPLILSLSLMLGLMLAIARLYRDSEMPVLTSIGVGPRRMLRPLLMLVIPIVVAVGVISLWAGPLATRTSQAMIDQANRSLIVAGLEPGRFTMLSNGGVVYVGGMSPDGRHLSKIFTQRQQGDRLDVVTAKTGQMYFQGEISRFLQLQDGYRVEGPASEGKDYRLLRYASNEIALPDRTDKKADNDPELLPTTQLLGDKRIEANAQLHSRITPPLLCLAFALLTLPLARSAPRQSRYGRVMLGFLGYLVAFLMMINGTQWLTNGKLPPGLGLWWLSLPLLVMGVWAYARDGRLPRRKGARA; from the coding sequence ATGCCGAAGCTGGACCGCTACCTGTTCACCGAATTCACCCAGAGTTTCCTGGCCGCATTGATGGTGCTGCTGGTGGTCAGCCTGGGGGGCGTGCTGGTGGACGTGCTGGGCGAAGTGGCCGACGGCAAGTTGCCGGCGGGCCTGCTGCTGTCGCAGCTGGGCCTGAGCACGATCGCCTTCCTGCCGTTGATCCTGTCGCTGTCGCTGATGCTGGGGCTGATGCTGGCCATCGCCCGGCTGTACCGCGATTCGGAAATGCCGGTGCTGACCTCGATCGGCGTGGGTCCCCGGCGCATGTTGCGTCCGCTGCTGATGCTGGTGATCCCGATCGTGGTGGCGGTGGGCGTGATTTCGCTGTGGGCCGGGCCGCTGGCCACGCGCACCAGCCAGGCCATGATCGACCAGGCCAACCGCTCGCTGATCGTGGCCGGGCTGGAACCGGGCCGGTTCACCATGCTCAGCAACGGCGGGGTGGTCTACGTGGGCGGGATGTCGCCCGATGGCCGGCATCTGTCCAAGATCTTCACCCAGCGCCAGCAGGGCGATCGGCTGGACGTGGTGACCGCCAAGACCGGCCAGATGTATTTCCAGGGCGAGATTTCGCGGTTCCTGCAGTTGCAGGATGGGTATCGGGTGGAAGGCCCAGCCAGCGAGGGCAAGGACTACCGCTTGCTGCGCTACGCCAGCAATGAAATCGCGCTGCCGGACCGCACTGACAAAAAGGCTGACAACGATCCGGAGCTGTTGCCGACCACGCAGTTGCTGGGCGACAAGCGCATCGAGGCCAACGCCCAGCTGCATTCGCGCATCACGCCGCCGCTGCTGTGCCTGGCGTTTGCCCTGCTGACATTGCCGCTGGCGCGCAGCGCGCCGCGCCAGTCGCGCTACGGCCGGGTGATGCTGGGTTTCCTGGGCTACCTGGTCGCCTTCCTGATGATGATCAACGGCACCCAGTGGCTCACCAACGGCAAGCTGCCGCCCGGGCTGGGCCTGTGGTGGCTGAGCCTGCCGCTGCTGGTGATGGGCGTGTGGGCCTACGCCCGCGACGGGCGTCTGCCGCGCCGCAAGGGAGCGCGCGCATGA